A genomic stretch from Elusimicrobiota bacterium includes:
- the ispE gene encoding 4-(cytidine 5'-diphospho)-2-C-methyl-D-erythritol kinase, producing MKKIVIRANAKINLYFNILSKLKNGYHVVETLMQNIGLYDTVELSVLKKQGKVITLVCKGVEIGVGKEKNIAYRAAMAVLAENKCGTGIKVVLTKRIPTGAGLGGGSSDAAAVITGLNRLLGLRMSVKKMRRLAATLGADVPFFIPGGCAKAEGIGEKLEILDIKLKKHLLLIHPGINSNTKDAYGAYDSFIAEQKQRGKLTKKYGKGRINDIVAHVKNKGISADVLYNCLEPTVFNRYPEVCTVKETLVSAGLDTVLMTGSGSAVYAFLPNRAAGVKLKKYVNGKFPRWRVWVTSTTPGGAVVLNK from the coding sequence ATGAAAAAAATTGTTATCCGTGCTAATGCTAAGATAAATCTTTATTTTAATATTCTTTCCAAACTAAAAAACGGGTATCACGTAGTTGAAACTTTAATGCAAAACATCGGGTTATACGATACCGTGGAACTTAGTGTATTAAAAAAACAAGGGAAGGTTATCACTCTTGTTTGTAAAGGCGTGGAGATCGGTGTGGGGAAAGAAAAAAATATTGCTTACCGCGCAGCGATGGCGGTCTTGGCTGAGAATAAATGCGGTACCGGTATAAAAGTGGTGTTAACCAAAAGGATTCCAACCGGTGCGGGGCTCGGGGGCGGGTCTTCCGACGCTGCGGCGGTGATCACGGGGTTGAACCGTTTACTGGGCTTACGGATGAGTGTAAAAAAAATGCGGAGGTTAGCCGCTACGCTTGGCGCGGATGTGCCGTTTTTTATACCCGGTGGATGCGCAAAGGCGGAAGGTATCGGCGAAAAACTTGAAATACTTGATATTAAGCTAAAAAAACATCTTTTGCTTATACATCCCGGGATTAATTCTAATACTAAAGACGCTTATGGCGCGTATGATAGCTTTATTGCGGAGCAAAAACAACGTGGAAAGTTGACAAAAAAATATGGAAAAGGTAGAATAAATGATATAGTTGCGCATGTCAAAAATAAAGGCATCAGCGCTGATGTTCTTTACAATTGTTTAGAACCAACAGTGTTCAATCGCTACCCCGAGGTGTGTACTGTGAAGGAAACGTTAGTTTCCGCCGGGCTGGATACCGTGCTAATGACGGGTTCAGGGTCGGCGGTGTACGCGTTTCTCCCAAACAGGGCAGCAGGAGTTAAGTTGAAGAAATACGTCAACGGCAAATTTCCGCGTTGGCGTGTTTGGGTAACATCTACAACACCCGGCGGTGCGGTTGTTTTGAATAAATAA
- the spoVG gene encoding septation regulator SpoVG has translation MEITEVRVVPRNEEKLKAFVTITFDNVFVIRDVKVVQGNKGLIVCMPAKKRNDGTYQDVAHPITQDMRDTITQRILKEYEEALKDFDNIGNRIPPEPKLDDKQPKV, from the coding sequence ATGGAAATTACAGAAGTACGCGTAGTGCCAAGGAATGAAGAAAAACTTAAGGCATTTGTAACAATAACATTTGACAACGTATTCGTTATACGTGACGTAAAAGTTGTCCAGGGAAATAAAGGGCTTATCGTGTGTATGCCCGCGAAAAAACGGAATGACGGTACTTACCAGGATGTTGCGCATCCTATTACTCAGGATATGCGGGATACTATCACACAGCGTATTCTAAAAGAGTATGAAGAAGCTCTTAAGGATTTTGATAATATAGGTAACCGTATACCGCCGGAACCTAAACTTGACGATAAACAGCCAAAAGTGTAA
- a CDS encoding VCBS repeat-containing protein: MNQTRFNNMTRHYSFSIELSVSERYRNVPYGVDINFDQLLKDKNIKGTFDRFSVIVKKVDSITGELKDVHFNLSDSFLTENKGRVNWLIEDTAEKNYVIFYDTKENGPFKPHDYIGLIGNGDCLRFNDGKPHALHVGMHSNPIAIDWDGDGMIDIVTPQMYSHTLGSPWFPVRFFRNEGTNVNPLFGDGIPLKGINGNKYEYLKCGIDIEICDWNGDGLQDMLVYPYSNAERQNAVYVYINTGKKDGAGLPLLELKHTLEVLPPKGLCTCMKVVDWFGDGRKSLLIGYIGTEKTYVNKDDPLWFKASAQEKESAQWPRWYYKNKIVLMENVSQDNAYPEFKDPVVLTTGDGMNISSYSVSSFDVVKHNRNSNGPDLLVMRGSDEFHKGFAGIEYYRNTGDKSRTVFEPCGKLQNIADRSSLYFRDVNTPAFKGLLVSHGSSGSKIKYYRFDGYDDNGLPLYTDKGFIMQRNTYMNSYSGFAQGSLCDWDEDGDWDIITGCETGFITRSENTGTQKYPVFKDFEVLEQGGRPIELLNGPFDDPGSFMEANIGQTAPMYIDWDADGILDLLVIIGQRFYFYKNRGTSGKPILEKPVEIKADDGKTVAKHRNKPAVIDWNGDGLPDIIGHDGEENGLYLFKHYRDEKTGELRLAAGIPFEYRDGGPVVPKVWHRYTKYFNAADWKGNGSYDIFLSTCDHILYLENVGTNNNPAFLQPVRFKIEDKPISIGHHVSTPFPVDWDKSGKIDLLVSGESGLFHLFRRNYLDGVHKKIGYKIT; this comes from the coding sequence ATGAATCAAACACGGTTTAATAATATGACCAGGCATTATAGTTTTAGTATTGAGCTTAGCGTTTCCGAGCGTTACCGTAACGTACCGTATGGCGTGGATATAAACTTTGATCAACTGCTGAAGGATAAAAATATTAAAGGAACCTTTGACAGGTTTTCTGTGATTGTAAAAAAGGTTGACAGTATCACCGGTGAACTAAAGGATGTACACTTCAACCTTTCAGACAGTTTTCTCACTGAAAACAAAGGTAGGGTAAACTGGTTGATTGAAGACACCGCAGAAAAGAATTATGTTATTTTCTATGACACAAAAGAAAACGGCCCGTTTAAACCACACGATTATATTGGCCTTATCGGCAACGGCGACTGCCTCCGGTTTAATGACGGTAAACCTCATGCGCTTCATGTAGGGATGCATTCTAACCCCATCGCTATTGACTGGGACGGTGACGGTATGATTGATATCGTGACTCCTCAGATGTATTCTCATACACTGGGAAGCCCATGGTTCCCGGTAAGATTTTTCAGGAATGAAGGCACGAACGTTAACCCGCTTTTTGGTGATGGTATACCTCTGAAAGGCATAAACGGGAATAAGTATGAGTATTTAAAATGCGGAATCGATATTGAAATCTGTGATTGGAATGGGGATGGGCTACAGGATATGCTAGTATACCCTTATAGCAACGCTGAACGCCAGAATGCCGTGTATGTGTACATAAACACCGGTAAAAAGGATGGGGCCGGGTTGCCGCTGCTCGAATTGAAACATACGCTCGAAGTACTTCCTCCCAAAGGTTTATGTACCTGTATGAAAGTGGTGGACTGGTTTGGCGATGGGAGAAAAAGTTTGTTAATCGGTTACATAGGTACCGAAAAAACTTACGTGAACAAGGATGATCCTCTGTGGTTTAAAGCTAGCGCGCAGGAAAAGGAAAGCGCGCAATGGCCAAGATGGTATTATAAAAACAAGATAGTTCTTATGGAAAACGTATCACAGGATAATGCGTACCCGGAATTTAAGGATCCTGTTGTCCTTACGACAGGTGATGGTATGAATATCAGCAGTTATTCTGTCTCAAGTTTTGATGTAGTAAAACATAATAGAAACAGCAACGGGCCGGATTTACTGGTGATGCGCGGCTCAGACGAATTCCATAAGGGGTTTGCAGGAATTGAGTATTACAGAAATACGGGAGATAAATCGCGTACGGTTTTTGAGCCCTGTGGGAAGCTACAAAACATCGCCGACCGGAGTTCGCTCTACTTCAGGGATGTCAATACTCCTGCTTTCAAGGGGCTTCTGGTAAGCCACGGCAGCTCCGGCAGTAAGATCAAGTATTACAGGTTTGATGGATATGACGACAACGGCCTTCCGCTTTATACGGATAAGGGTTTCATAATGCAGCGTAACACCTATATGAATTCATATTCAGGTTTTGCACAGGGTTCACTATGTGATTGGGACGAAGATGGCGACTGGGACATTATCACGGGCTGTGAGACCGGATTTATTACAAGGTCTGAGAATACAGGAACACAAAAGTATCCGGTTTTCAAAGATTTTGAAGTTTTGGAGCAGGGCGGCAGGCCCATAGAACTTCTGAATGGTCCGTTTGACGATCCGGGTTCGTTTATGGAAGCGAATATAGGACAGACCGCGCCGATGTACATTGACTGGGATGCTGACGGTATACTTGACCTGCTTGTAATTATTGGCCAAAGATTTTATTTTTATAAAAACAGAGGGACATCGGGAAAGCCAATACTCGAGAAACCTGTCGAGATAAAGGCGGACGATGGAAAGACAGTGGCAAAGCACAGGAACAAACCTGCCGTTATCGACTGGAACGGTGACGGACTTCCCGACATAATCGGGCATGACGGCGAGGAAAACGGACTGTATCTTTTCAAACACTACAGGGATGAAAAAACCGGGGAACTGAGGTTGGCGGCAGGCATACCGTTTGAATACCGGGATGGCGGCCCTGTGGTACCAAAAGTGTGGCACAGATATACCAAGTACTTCAATGCAGCCGATTGGAAAGGGAACGGTAGCTACGACATTTTTCTCAGCACCTGCGACCATATACTATATCTAGAAAATGTTGGGACTAATAATAACCCAGCTTTTTTACAGCCTGTCAGGTTCAAAATTGAGGATAAGCCAATATCTATAGGGCACCATGTATCAACTCCTTTCCCGGTTGACTGGGACAAAAGCGGAAAGATTGACCTACTGGTATCCGGTGAATCAGGATTGTTCCATCTATTCAGGCGTAACTACCTTGATGGCGTGCATAAAAAAATAGGCTATAAAATCACTTAG